A genomic window from Anticarsia gemmatalis isolate Benzon Research Colony breed Stoneville strain chromosome 24, ilAntGemm2 primary, whole genome shotgun sequence includes:
- the Scgalpha gene encoding sarcoglycan alpha: protein MYLLCLLLAVGSTVAHTHNAVETEMFAIPISPNLFNWTYQEFDQQYRFHASLIGKPELPSWLRYIYSGRHHSGFIFGTPPRGSAGETTLEVIGLNRQDYETRRVLLMLDIRPKEKMARHEVELKIDNLNVEDLLDEHKMTRLKDILRTKLWTESSQDLYATFLASAIDLGARLPLKPSDGEGLVVRLGSSVPFSTELKRLREEVRPLSRLPSCPREYKRTTVERLFRDAGLTLDWCSFELYNTVYKERSTVHLEYLTEVPNTSKTAKSFKALDTRDSWSAPDRSSLPVRSYARLLTAALLGPLTLLLLALTGLTTVVCALHATVTRSKVEMCVYGCQTEPAQVADNNSNKSAGPSPNNSLFRPYSPKSSTNIASNYNRPQPPPYMGSATNSLHNRKSVDKTPSTSGHTPEHRTHLLEESLKLLNEAKISSEFDNLPLKDPIIDINDGTEDYVPIKPDQSGYISMKPDQTAYVPIKADLDDIEVPDLAKFGIAGSI, encoded by the exons ATGTACCTGCTATGTCTTCTTCTGGCTGTGGGGTCAACAGTCGCTCACACACACAATGCCGTCGAGACGGAGATGTTCGCCATACCCATCAGCCCTAACCTCTTCAACTGGACTTATCAAG AATTCGACCAGCAGTACCGGTTCCACGCGTCGCTGATCGGCAAGCCGGAGCTGCCGTCGTGGCTTCGCTACATCTACAGCGGGCGGCACCACTCCGGGTTCATCTTTGGCACGCCACCGAGGGGCAGCGCTGGAGAGACTACG TTGGAAGTGATAGGCCTGAACCGGCAGGACTATGAGACGCGGCGCGTGCTTCTGATGCTGGACATCCGGCCCAAGGAGAAGATGGCGCGCCACGAGGTCGAGCTGAAGATCGACAACCTGAACGTTGAGGATCTGCTCGATGAGCACAA AATGACGCGCCTCAAGGACATCTTACGCACCAAGCTGTGGACGGAGAGCAGTCAGGACCTGTACGCGACTTTCCTGGCTTCAGCCATCGATTTGGGAGCGCGGCTGCCTTTGAAGCCCAGCGATGGCGAAGG gttGGTGGTCCGGCTCGGCAGTTCGGTGCCATTCTCCACAGAGCTAAAGCGGCTACGTGAAGAGGTCCGGCCTTTGTCGCGGCTGCCGAGCTGTCCGCGCGAGTACAAGCGAACTACAGTAGAGCGGCTGTTCCGGGATGCTGGTCTTACTCTGGACTGGTGTAGCTTTGAACTG TACAACACAGTCTACAAAGAACGCTCAACAGTCCACCTGGAGTACCTGACAGAAGTGCCGAACACCAGCAAGACGGCGAAGTCCTTCAAGGCCCTGGACACTCGCGACAGCTGGTCGGCGCCGGACCGGAGCTCGCTGCCCGTGCGGAGCTACGCGCGCCTGCTAACTGCTGCGCTATTGGGACCTCTCACGCTGCTGCTTCTAGCACTTACTGGTCTTACTACTGTTGTATGTGCCCTGCATGCCACTGT GACGCGATCAAAGGTGGAGATGTGTGTGTATGGTTGTCAGACGGAGCCGGCGCAGGTTGCAGACAACAACAGCAATAAAAGCGCTGGACCTAG TCCAAACAACAGTCTGTTCCGGCCCTACAGTCCGAAGTCGAGCACGAACATCGCAAGCAACTACAACAGACCACAACCACCTCCATACATGGGATCCGCCACGAATTCCCTTCACAATCGCAAGTCTGTCGACAAAACACCTTCCACCAGCGGTCATACCCCTGAACATCGAACACACTTACTTGAAGAGTCCCTTAAACTCTTAAATGAAGCTAAAATATCCAGCGAATTCGACAATCTCCCTTTAAAAGATCCAATAATCGACATAAACGACGGTACTGAAGATTACGTTCCAATAAAACCAGATCAAAGCGGTTATATCTCGATGAAACCGGATCAAACCGCTTATGTCCCGATTAAAGCGGATTTAGATGATATTGAGGTCCCTGACCTTGCTAAGTTCGGGATTGCAGGCTCTATATGA